In one Niallia taxi genomic region, the following are encoded:
- a CDS encoding YjcZ family sporulation protein, which yields MCFGGYGYGGGYSGGGGYGSSFALIVVLFILLIIVGASFYA from the coding sequence ATGTGTTTCGGCGGATATGGATATGGTGGCGGCTATAGCGGCGGCGGCGGTTATGGTTCTTCATTTGCTTTAATCGTTGTACTTTTCATTCTATTGATTATTGTTGGCGCTAGCTTCTATGCTTAA